The following is a genomic window from Staphylococcus capitis subsp. capitis.
TGAAGGGATAGTTCTATAAGTCATGTAACCTGGTGCTGCACTCCAGTTCATTTCAGAGACTAAAATACTACCATCACTATTCACGCGTTCAACAAAGGCTACATGACCGTAGTAACCAGCGTCAGTTTGAGCAATTGAACCTACTGTCGGATTATAATCAATAGAATAACCATCTGCAGCTGCTGCGTTGTCCCAATTATTTGCATTCCACCAATATGTGCTGATACCTTTTCCGATTTCAGAACGACGGTTAAACACGTGCCAAGTACATTGACCCCATGTATATAAGTTTTGGTGGTAGAAAACTGGCGTATAATAGCCACCACTTGAAGTTGATTTACTAGTAGATGAACTACTTGAACCTCCACCTGGCACTTTTAATTTTTGACCTGGATAGATAAAGAAATTAGAAAGTCCATTTAATTGCATGATTTTTTGATATGAAGTACCGTACTTACTTGCAATTAATGATAAAGAGTCACCATATTGAACAGTGTACGTAGATGTACGACCTGAGCTACTTGAAGTCGCTTTTTTAGAGCCACTTGTAGATTTAGACGTTGATACTGATCCAGAAACCTTTAACTTCTGACCAGGTACAATTAAGAAGTTATTTAAACCATTTAACTTCATAATATTTTTATAAGTAGTTCCGTATTTAGCTGCAATAGATGATAATGAGTCTCCCGCTTTTACAGTGTACACTGAACCACTATTAGATGATGTCTTAGATTTTGACGCGCTAGATGATGATCCTGATACTTTAAGTACTTGATTAGGGAAAATTAAGTTTGAAGTTAGGCCATTAAGTGATTTTAATTTAGCAATTGAAATACCGTATTTATGAGAAATTGACCAAACTGATTCTCCACTTTTTACTGTATGTGTCGTTGCTGCATGTGCTTGCGTAGTTGCTAAAGCACTAATTGCTGTTGTTCCGATAAGGGCAGTAATATATTTTTTTTGCACTTGAAATCCTCCTCTACTTGTCTTTTTTTATCCCCGAATTTTTTAATACAAGCACATTATACTCTTTAATTATGTATAGGATGTGTGTTTTAGATGACATTATGATTACAAAATATTATTTCATTTAAAAAATAGTACTCCAGACAAATATCATTTTGCCTATCTAAACTAATACAATTTATCATAAATTACAATGACAATTTTATTACGAATTCACTAATGACAACTACACAGTATTACCCTCACAACTGAATACAATTTTCATTCTATTTAAAAAGTAATATCAAAAGATAAACGAATTAAGTAGAACATTCAATAAAAACAAAGATATTTACATAACTTTCATAATGCCTAAAGTAAGAATATACTGCCGACAAAATGATATTTTGTCGCCAGTGTTAGTAATCATTCTTTTCGCCCTCTTAAATATCTTGAATTTTAAGCAGATTAATTCATCATACTTATGCTTTTTAATATACTCAGAATCACCTCATTTCTATAAAGAAAGGAAGGAAGAGATTATGAGTTTAAGTGAATTTAAAATACCAACTTCAACGTCAATATTGTCAATGAAGCCTATTGTACTACCCGCTTCTTACAGAGGAATAGATATACAGCTAAAGGTCTCTTTCCCTAATAAAGGTCATCACCTTCCTATTATATTGTTAGCACATGGGTTTGGTTCTTCTATGGAGGGCTACGGACCCTTAGCTGATTTTTACGCGAGCCATGGTTTCATAGTTATTCAACCAACTTTTCTAGATTCAAGAACGATAAATTTAGATAAAGATGATAAAAGACAATCAGAACTCTGGAGATATAGAGTGCAAGATATGAAAAATATCATCGATCATTTAGACCAAATCACTATAGAAATTCCAACATTACATCAACGAATTGATAAAGATAATATTGCAGTAGTGGGTCATTCATTCGGAGGTCAGACTGCCGGCAATCTACTTGGTCTACAAGTCTTTGATCCATTAACAAATTCTTATACCGATTACCTAGATTCAAGAGTGAAAGGCGGTGTACTGTTAGCAACTGCAGGTGAAGGGGGAGATAAATTAACTCAATTCGCCAAAGATAACTTCCCATTCCTTAATCCGACATTTAAACACATGTCCAAACCTGCTCTTATTATTGCTGGGGATAAGGATGATTCTCCATTAACACAGTTAGGGCCTGAATGGATGGAAGAACCTTACTATTTAAGTCCCGGTAAAAAATCATTGCTTAAATTATATGATGCCGAACATTCTCTTGGCGGCATAGCTGGATATGAAGTGAAAGAAACCACAGATGAAAATCCAGAACGAGTATCATTAGTACAGTATATTACTTGGGCATATTTACGTTCATTATTGGATATTGAACACGATAGTTGGAATCATGCTCAATCCGTTTTAGATGATAAAAATGCAATGGGAATCATTCAATCTAAAATGCATTAAAATTACAACTACACTACTCTAAAAAATTGTTTTATAAAAATAAAAAAACGGTAATGTTTATTCGTCTAAATAAACATTGCCGTTTCTTTAATGATTAACTAATTTAATGTGTCTAATGCATGATTTAAATCATTCACAAGATCATCTGTATCTTCAATACCAATTGATAATCGAATTAAGCCATCAGTAATACCTTCTTTTGCGCGGACATCCGCTGGTATAGAAGCATGTGTCATTAATGCTGGTACTGAAATAAGACTTTCAACTGCACCTAAACTTTCAGCTAAAGTGAAATATTTTGTAGCATGAATCACTTGTTTAGCCGCTTCAGTGTCTTTCACTTCAAATGCAATAACACCAGTGTGTCCACTTGCTTGAGATTGGTGAATATCATGATTCAAATGACCTTCTATACTTGGATGGAAAACTTGTTGAACTGACGAGTGGTCTTGCAACATTTTAACAATACCTTCAACATTGCGATTGATTTGTTCCATACGTAAACCAAGTGTTTTAATAACTCTTACTAATAAATAACTATCTTGAGGTCCAAGAACGCCACCTGTTGAATTAGAAATAAAACCTAAACGCTCACCCAATTCATCATCAGCAGTTGCTACTAAACCAGCGACCACATCACTATGTCCACCAATATATTTAGTTGCCGAGTGTAAAACGATATCAATTCCGAAATCTAGAGGATTTTGATAATAAGGTGTCATAAATGTATTATCAACCACTGAAATAAGATTGTGTTTTTTAGCAATTTCAGCTGATGCTTTTATATCAGTTACACGTAATAATGGATTTGATGGTGTTTCAATGTATAACATTTTAGTTTCTGGCTTAATGTATTTTTCAACATTTTCAATATGCGTTGTATCTACAAAATCAACTTCTACACCAAATCGTGTAAATACTTTAGTTAATGCACGATATGTTCCTCCATAGACATCAGAGTTTAAAATTAAATGATCACCTTTATCTAACAACATTATAACTGCACTAATCGCAGCCATGCCTGAACCAAACGCGAACCCATGCTTACCATGTTCTAAATCCGCAATAATACTCTCTAGTGACGCACGTGTTGGATTAGCTGTACGTGAATATTCATACCCTTGTCTTAAATCACCGATATCATCTTGTAAATACGTACTCGTTTGATAAATTGGCGTTGTTACTGCTCCAGTATAATCGTCAGTTGTATGTCCACCATGAATCATTTGCGTTTTTTTATTCATTGTCATTACTCTCCTTATAATTGAAAATTTGTTTCGACATATAACGGTCACTACCATCAGGGAATATCGTTACGATTACGCCTTTTTTTATGTGTTTTTTTAATTCTAAGGCACCTTGCAATGCAGCACCAGATGAACTTCCTACTAGTAATCCCTCTTTATTAGCGATGAGTTTGACGTTATTAAAGGCATCCTTATCTGAAATAGTAAATATGCCATCCACTAAATCTCTATCTAAGAATGTAGGCCACTTTTCAGAACCTATGCCCTCTGTCGCATGCGCGTGTATTGGACCTCCATTCAAAATAGATCCTTGAGGCTCAACTATATAATTCTTAACTCCCAGTGTTGTCATATGTTTCGCAACATCAGTAAATGTACCGCCTGAACCTACACCTGCTACGAAATAATCAATATGGTCTAATTGATGAGTGATCTGTTTGGCTAAGGTATTCGTATATGCACCAGGATTGTCTTCAGTACCAAATTGATTCATATACAACGCATTGTATTTTTTAGCATAAGACTTCGCTTCTTCTTGCGCCCCGATCATACCGTCAACTTTTGGTGTTCGCCTAACATCTGCACCTAACGCTTTCATAATTGAGATCTTCTCCTCTGAAAAGCCCTCCGGTGCAAAAATAACGCATTTGACTCTGAAACGGTTCGCAGCTATGGCAAGTCCTATACCAGTGTTTCCAGCTGTCGCCTCAACAATTGTGCCACCTTCTTTGAGACGCCCATCCTCAATTGCCGTTTCAACTAAATATTTTCCTAGACGATCCTTTACACTGCCTCCAGGGTTGAATTGCTCTAGTTTCGCATATATTTTTACATTTTCATCACTAAAACTTTCCAATAACACCAGTGGTGTCTGCCCAATTAAATCATAAGCTATCATATTCCATCTTGTCCGATTAACGCTCTACACGTCTCACGAACGTAACCTACTTTCTAATTTATGTTTTTTAAATTCTTACTTATCAGGTATGAATTATAAACGAAACCTTCCCTTTTTGCAATTTTCGAAAATGAAGAACACATACTAAGCGAAGAAATCAAAATACTTTTGCGAAATATAAAATCCTTAGAAATTAATTAAAAGTCAATCATATGTGATTATATGTGCAACATGTTATCATTAAAGTGAATAGAGCTAAGTTAAAGATATATATACACATCTAAATATATGAATCCAAAATTGAGAGAAATTATAAACTAAAGGAGATAACAAATTATGACGAAACGTGACTTGTCCTTATCAGTATTTACGAAAGAAAATTTTAAAAATCTACGTTATACATCGTCTAATTTTAGAAATTCAATGTATGATGAATTAGAAGTTAATAAAAGTCGTTTTAAAAACTGCAACTTTAATGAAGGTATTTTTAAAAATATAAAAGCCATTTCTAATAGTAAGTTCACTACATGTGGTTTTAATAATTGCATCTTTGAGAGTGTCCATTTTTATAAGAATCAATATAAAGACACAACGTTTGTGAATACATCATTTGATGAAACTGTTCTTAATAACATGGTCTTCCAAGATATCTTGTTCGACGAAAATCTCGCTCGTAATGTTAAAATGACGGATACTACATTCAAAAACGTTAACTTTAAAAATGTTGAAGTTGATAATGCTTCATTTGAAAATGTTAAATTCAAAAATTGTGCGTTCGATAATGTAGTCATTAAAAATGCTACAATGTCTCAAAAACTTATAAATGAATTACAAAAGCAACACGTCGAATTAGAGAATGTTCAACCTTCAAAGTAGATTTAATATAATTATGTTTAAGATAGGTCTAAGCTAGGTAAATTAAACCTAAATTAAGACTTTTTGAGGAGGCCTTTATATGAATGTCACTGGCCATTATGAAGAATTTGATAAAAGTAATTTAAATAAAGAAGATTTAACATCTTTTGATAAAATTAAGCAAAATATAGAGAAGATTAAACAACTTAATGATTTAAACTCGGAAGATAGTAAAAAGCTTGAACAACAAATCCAAAAAGATTTAAATGATTGGAAAGAATATTTAAAAGATGAGTTTAGACCTGATAACGAACCAGAAAAAGAACGTTTATCCAATATTAATGATAAGGTTAAAAGCGATTTAGATGCAGCTTTTAATTATAAAAATGGCGCTAAAGTAATGAGTTTATTAGAACCTGCTTATCAACGTAGTAAACGTGACTTACCTTATGGTAGAGCGCTCATCATTTATAGCGATAGTAGCATTGTAGAAAATGCTAAAACGTTCTTCGAGTCTAATGAAGAAAATGAAAAATTAGCACATTTTATTTTAGATAAAAATATTGAATTAAGCGAAGAAATTATGTCTGATGATTTTGTAGAGTTACTTAAACTAGATAAAGCATATCTTGAAGCATACTTTAACTAAAAAATAAGGGATCGTTACCAATGAATTATTTTTCTGGTAACGATCCCTTTTATACTAATTGAACGATAAAGACTAATATAATCACCACTGGCATTACAAATTTAATTAAATAATACCAAGGTAAGAATAATTTGAACTTGTCTTTACCAAAGCTCTCTTGTAATAACTTTTTATCTAATAATTGACCTACAACTAATGTAGTACCTAAAGCACCTATTGGCATTAGAATGTTTGAA
Proteins encoded in this region:
- a CDS encoding PLP-dependent cysteine synthase family protein, which produces MIAYDLIGQTPLVLLESFSDENVKIYAKLEQFNPGGSVKDRLGKYLVETAIEDGRLKEGGTIVEATAGNTGIGLAIAANRFRVKCVIFAPEGFSEEKISIMKALGADVRRTPKVDGMIGAQEEAKSYAKKYNALYMNQFGTEDNPGAYTNTLAKQITHQLDHIDYFVAGVGSGGTFTDVAKHMTTLGVKNYIVEPQGSILNGGPIHAHATEGIGSEKWPTFLDRDLVDGIFTISDKDAFNNVKLIANKEGLLVGSSSGAALQGALELKKHIKKGVIVTIFPDGSDRYMSKQIFNYKESNDNE
- a CDS encoding pentapeptide repeat-containing protein; protein product: MTKRDLSLSVFTKENFKNLRYTSSNFRNSMYDELEVNKSRFKNCNFNEGIFKNIKAISNSKFTTCGFNNCIFESVHFYKNQYKDTTFVNTSFDETVLNNMVFQDILFDENLARNVKMTDTTFKNVNFKNVEVDNASFENVKFKNCAFDNVVIKNATMSQKLINELQKQHVELENVQPSK
- a CDS encoding LysM peptidoglycan-binding domain-containing protein, which codes for MQKKYITALIGTTAISALATTQAHAATTHTVKSGESVWSISHKYGISIAKLKSLNGLTSNLIFPNQVLKVSGSSSSASKSKTSSNSGSVYTVKAGDSLSSIAAKYGTTYKNIMKLNGLNNFLIVPGQKLKVSGSVSTSKSTSGSKKATSSSSGRTSTYTVQYGDSLSLIASKYGTSYQKIMQLNGLSNFFIYPGQKLKVPGGGSSSSSTSKSTSSGGYYTPVFYHQNLYTWGQCTWHVFNRRSEIGKGISTYWWNANNWDNAAAADGYSIDYNPTVGSIAQTDAGYYGHVAFVERVNSDGSILVSEMNWSAAPGYMTYRTIPSYQVRNYKFIH
- a CDS encoding alpha/beta fold hydrolase, yielding MSLSEFKIPTSTSILSMKPIVLPASYRGIDIQLKVSFPNKGHHLPIILLAHGFGSSMEGYGPLADFYASHGFIVIQPTFLDSRTINLDKDDKRQSELWRYRVQDMKNIIDHLDQITIEIPTLHQRIDKDNIAVVGHSFGGQTAGNLLGLQVFDPLTNSYTDYLDSRVKGGVLLATAGEGGDKLTQFAKDNFPFLNPTFKHMSKPALIIAGDKDDSPLTQLGPEWMEEPYYLSPGKKSLLKLYDAEHSLGGIAGYEVKETTDENPERVSLVQYITWAYLRSLLDIEHDSWNHAQSVLDDKNAMGIIQSKMH
- a CDS encoding bifunctional cystathionine gamma-lyase/homocysteine desulfhydrase; its protein translation is MNKKTQMIHGGHTTDDYTGAVTTPIYQTSTYLQDDIGDLRQGYEYSRTANPTRASLESIIADLEHGKHGFAFGSGMAAISAVIMLLDKGDHLILNSDVYGGTYRALTKVFTRFGVEVDFVDTTHIENVEKYIKPETKMLYIETPSNPLLRVTDIKASAEIAKKHNLISVVDNTFMTPYYQNPLDFGIDIVLHSATKYIGGHSDVVAGLVATADDELGERLGFISNSTGGVLGPQDSYLLVRVIKTLGLRMEQINRNVEGIVKMLQDHSSVQQVFHPSIEGHLNHDIHQSQASGHTGVIAFEVKDTEAAKQVIHATKYFTLAESLGAVESLISVPALMTHASIPADVRAKEGITDGLIRLSIGIEDTDDLVNDLNHALDTLN